GGACAGTAGTTTGAGAATTTAAAGAATCACTGTTTTGGGGGAATATACACCATCAATTCCATTTCTCTTCTCTGATTTGGCAATCAAAACAGTGTCACCGAACTAATTATTCTTGAAACAATGGCTTTGAGTTTTCCTTTGAGTGGTTGAATTCTCAGCAGAAGTCATAAGATATATTAGGCAATAGGCAATTAGGCATATCATAATCTTGGGAGATTTGAAAGATTTTGGTATAATACCGAAACCATATCGAAACCGTACTGAACCAAATaagaaaataccgaaccgtaccgaactactttggtacggtatttggtatgcaCAATTGATAtaccgaataccgaaataccgaacagTAATTATaaaataccgtaccgaaataccgaacgcccacccctactTATGGGAGACCTAAAGCaaaatcttttatatatatatatatatatatatatatatatatatatatatatatatatatatatatatatattatttaaaatcgtttttaaaaaaattagacaagtgaggatgtggaattaaaaaaatgagaacttagttttataaaatacagaaaattaaatgaatttaacGTTGATTGCATCACAACTGAAATGAGAGAAACCCAGAAAACATAAGTGACTCCTTTTTTCTAGTAAGTCCCTTTTTATATTtggtaacaattcaactttagatttttctttttaccattaatgagatgatttctagccCAAAAACTTCTATAATTTATTtaagattacaagtttcaaaagccttcctttattttataaaatccatgtccagtcaaacactttcatataaattgggacggagaaagtataatttatgtaaggaaaataaataataagttagattattagatatagttacatgaccaactaatgaatagaaaaatataattaagtaaaaagtaaaataagattgACATAAAAGtattttagttatattaattagaggaagaaatcgagttattaaaaattaatatgacaataaagaaataaatttatcaataataaaagataattatataaataatatattacTATATATAGAAAAATACTAATAATTTTGGGGCCCTTAAATATTTGGGCCTCACTTGCTTTAGGGTTGGGCCGCCCCTGTCCCGTACGACCAAAATAAGGGCCTATCAAGAAAAATAATGTACTAAACtttcaagaaaataaaagaattacaTGACATTGAATTTGCTTTTGGTTTAAATATAATCGAAACTAACTCCTGCAAAATCTtccttctaaaaataattttaggaaAAATTGTGCCTTTCTGTCGTTTAAGCACGAGTGACAATAAGTGAAATTAAACCGACGTAAAGTGAGGGATTATTTgtacaaaaatacatatatcaaCCGAACATCATGACCTTAGGAGCAAACTTCAAAAGCCTCTCCAATGTGCTAGGCAAAAACTTTCTTGCAAAAAGGTAACACATACTTGTAGGTTCTCCATTATATTCGCACTGAATTCCACTTCTCATTTGGTTTAACAACTCCTTTGTCACCTCTGTCCTAGCAAACTTCGTTGGATGGGGCCCACCTTTTGTCCAGTCAACCCAAGTCAACGTCCTGTTACCATTTTTCCACCAATATCTCATAGTAACAAAAGTTGGCAAGTAATGTTCATCTGAGTAACATGCTGGCCTGCaaaattctttgaataaattgAAACACTTTGGATCGGTGATCACGTCGACCGCGATCTCCCGGTCGAGCTCGAACCACTGGGACCCTTTTCGCCATTGTTCGATGGTCACCCATGGTGTCATCTGACTATTATAACGTCCACGTCCAACGGGACCCCATTCATCATAGGATTCCACGAAAGTTTTCGTGGAGTTCATGATATAGGTGTAGATGGTAGTGAAATTGTACAACGGAATGCAAGCCTCTGAAAGAAGCACAAAACGCTCGTTTGACATGTCAAGTAAGGCATTGGCTAGTAATCTTCGTTCTGCTTCCACCATGCTGAATTCTCCCCAGTCCACTCTCTACACATTTTTTTAAACAATGAGGATATTATCAAATTAAATACTCTAGCTACTGATCGTAAAAGTTACATGCTATAAAATAACAATCGTACAACAAAAATTGTCAAAGAAGCTTCTTTATCTAAATTGGAATGATACATGTACACAAGCTAAATTAAAATTAGCACTCTGCACGTAACTAAATTAACATTATATTATGAACCACCAAACAGTGCGGGAAGTACAGATGTAGTCGCGtaatgaaaaggaaagaaagaaatccTAGTATTAACCCAAATAGTCGCCCACCTAATCTTTTAAACTATAAATAGCCGGAggatataaaatatatttataatttatgtataatatatgtataactgtgtataattaatatataatctACACATATCGGTTTGAAGAAGTAAACATTAAATCtggccggctatttgtgtaacaatcccGTCCAAACCCCTGACAATTCCAACCCATAATGGTCAGTTGGTGAAGGGAGACCTTTATGGGCTAGCCTTCCAGTAAAACTGGGCCGAACCCAATACTGAAAATGTGCCAAGTCAAGCCCAAAGACAAAATGTATAGGTCCACTAGAATTTTTAAATGGAAATGACACCGGGTAGCCACTTTTAAGCacgctatttaaaatatatctatGGTTTACAATGTATTAAAAGATTAACCAATTCGTTCAAACTTCAGAACATGGCATCCTGAAGTTCAAACCTCAAGgttcaaacttcaggacatcatgtccttaaggtCAAAAATTGTGTCCAAAAAGCAGAATCTTAAGTCatgaattttaaattagcaattcagaaattcaggacactaatcttgaatttcaaattagcagcgTAGAAATTCTGGACATTTAGTCCTGAATTacaaattagcagctcaaaaattcagGATACATAGTCTTAAAGTTTGGGTGAATTGGCTAATatttaaatacattgtaaattatgactatattttaaatagcagaTTTAAAAGTGGATACCGGTGCAATTCGCCCATTTTTTAAGAAGTCTAATATAAAAATTCTCTACACAATCCGCACGTATATACATAACTTAAATACTACTACTAAGCAATGAGATTAACGAACAAAGTATTTAGGAAaccatataattgcaattatcgTTTATGCTTAACATACCTTACTTGGTACTCTTCTGCCATGAAAGATAGGTCCTTCTTCAGGTGCAATTCCTTTGAAAGAAGGTTGTGAATGAATATAAATGGAGTAACGCCCTTCATTTCCTTTGAAAAATCGTTCCCAAAGAGGAGCCAATGGCAAACTTCCTCTTGCTAAAAACATGAATGCAATTTTTGGGGTACGTTTAAATGGAAAATTTCTAACCTTAGGAACCATTGAAGCTCTCCATATTAACTCTTCATCATTCATATCGTGCATGGCTTCTGGAGGCTTAATATAATCTTTTAGCCCTATTCTACCAacccttttcctcttattattaTTCTCGACGCGACGATCATTATTCACTTGTACGCGTTGATGCGGCTGTTGATTCAAAGGTAAATTCAATGACTGAGATGGTGGAGGATTCAATTTTGGTGTTATTATAAGTGGAGAAGGttggaaagaaaataattttttctttaatgTGATTGGGACATCTTTTAGATAGAAGCTTACTGAAATTCCTATAACCAAACCAGAgccaaagaaaaggaaataaacaaTAAGGCTATGAATGTACCTTTGAGAATTGAATAATTTTGCTGAGATAAAGTGATTTTGATGTGTTTCATGCTTCATTTTCTGATCTAGCACTATGATTCTAAGGAGTATAAGAGAATAATATAATCATATATTTCAACAAAAGGAATATAATTGTTTGTACCTAGATATGATTTCCTATGTTAAGTTATCTCTTCTAACATCGTACATCAAGATAGATCTAATTACGTAAGATCAAGATAAAATGAAAGATCACCTAATCTTTACCAGTGGGACTGGGATTATTACATGAATAATGTACAAGTAAATGGAGGAAAATTGATACTCTAATCATTGTCGGAAAATGTAAAAGTAATAAAGGTAATCGAAAGTAAATTCTGAGGGGTTGAATCGTAATATTTTTTTCATCAGATTTAAGCTGAATTGGATTTCCAGGTGATTAAGATATTGAGAACAAAGATGTAAGGAAGATGACACAATAATCACACAACAGACAGAGGAAGAGAGAGAgacaaagaaaagggaaaaattagTTGGGTTATGCCGAGTGGATTTCAATTTGTCCAACAAAATTATGTCTCATAACCCTTGTTTATAGGACGGGAGCAAAGGTAATGACCACTACTATCTAGTTAGACTCCGAATACTCTCATTTTAACTAtatggaaaaggaaaacaaaaacttcagaTACTACCCTCTTGTTAACTATGTTACAAAAATAGACGGTCAGATTCAATGTTTACTTTTTTAAtcggtatacatagattatatattaattatatatatattatacatcgctatttttagtttaagagattaggtgggtggctatttggattaattcttctaaaaataaactttaaataTAAAGTACGTTAGTCCTTCAATCGatcaatattatttaaaattacaATAGTAAATCATGCCAATTTGGTAATTTGGTCAAATAGGTTCAATTGAATGTATTTATATCAATGTAAATCACAACATAAAAGATGTAATTAAATTTAAACATTTTCTTGCGAAAACACGTGCAAAACAAAAACATGTATTTGAATATTTGTAACTCATTCTTGTCAACAATTTATCAGTGTTCTCAAAATGTTTCTACTTCTATGAAAAAAATCCTCTTTTTATCAAAGTTAATCGACAATTGTTTACAATggcaaaatttcaaatttccaaaagcAAACAAAAGTTAAGTTGCAATGTTTTTTTCCATTTTAAAAAACATAAAGGAGAGAacaaattggaaaagaaaaagataagtgATAACTTTGAAGATGCATATTATCACCGTCAAGATCCCGTTTTAAGAAGTCTTTAGGAGCACTTTTCTTTTAATTGACCTTATGCGACAAGAGTCTAAATTAATACTACTTTTTTCGGTCTCAATTTATgcgattctttttttttttttttgagattcaaatattttaattttgaccatgcatttggacataattttttaaatataatttatatatttaaaaactatATAAAAGTACCataagtcacaataattaataatttaaaatattaaaaaacatatatacaaaatactgtcaaaatataatttatttgacTCTCGAAATTCCAATAACTTCACACTCGCTAGTTTGTTAAAAGGGATTTTTTTCGTTCTTATACAGTATTTCAAACCTTATTACGAAAAATGTCCATGTTTATGAATTTACCCGACTTAAACACAGTTTATCTACAAAATCTATACATTTGTTTTAAACTAGAATCCTTTCTGCGATAGTCTTCCTTATTTAGGCGGGGGATTTTTGGGATCGCTTAGAGATTTTACTGACGCAATTCTCGCACCAATTATGAATGCAACATATTCGTAGCATCCTTCTATTACGCAGATTTTCAGTGGTTATCATTGCATCCTTCTATTCTCTGTTTTTTTCTGGTTTCCTCTGGTTTTCCATAAATAATGGTTTTGAATAATTCAATTGTAAAACAATTAGCTACAATCTAATTGAATTTCGCGACATAATGTCAAAATTAGCGATTATGCTTCAGCTCAATGGGCGGTGGGATAGCGTTGGGAGATACAAAGATTTTGATATTGACGGAATTGTAGTTAATGACGATTCAAATTATAATCAATTGAATTCCGCAATTGCAGAGCATCTAATGATCGACACCTCCGCAAAAACCATCGAAATCAAATACACTGTCAATGAACGTTGTCCTCCAATGAAAATTCGGAGCGATATGGAAGTGCAAGTGTATATGGagacgaaaaaggaaaacaaaaacttaGGAATGTATCCGCTGTGTATAACAGTGCATGATTTCGATTTGGAATGTAGTATGTCGAATGCGAGCACAATTGCAGGTTTGCTCTGTTTTTCTAGTGTtgatattttttttcaatttcaagtgTTTTACAATTTTTTACATATTATCTATAATTTTACTATATAACAAATGTAGTTCAACTGTTATGTCTCTACAAACATTATTTCAAATACTGAACACATGAATATACAGAGGTCTGAATTGCTATACTTTTAATTGAGTGCAGGTTTTTCTGATTATCGTAATACGAACATGGTACAATTGTCAAGCAATTGTAACACAATTGGAGAAGTATTAAGAATAATGAAGTTGATTGATATGCAAACATCTCCAGCAATTGTGGAATATGAAAGTATCATCATAACAGAACATACaccaaatataattaaagttggCCAAGTTTACCAAGACAAGCAAACAATTGTCAGTGCAATGAATCACTATTCTGTCATGAATAAGTTTCAATTTAGAGTGAAAAGGTCTAGTGCAAGAAGGTATGAacattttgtttttcaaattcATATTGTGGATAAGTTGTAGttttttgtatataaattatttaagaTAAGTTTTTGTGCATAAACAGCCTAGTATTTTGTAGCTACAATTTTCATAACATTTTTTGAATTGTTTTTATTCTGTAGCTACTGCCTTGTATGTGTtggtgtgtcacgaccccaatttctctCGGTAGGATGTCGTGAATTCGTGAtcgcacctagtctctaagactaggtaagcctatcaattatgAGAAATACAAAGCtgaaattcaaatctcaacatataaaataaatcaaaccgcgATTCAAATAgttaacactcccaaaacccgatagaaataagtcacaagcttctaagaatttattctaagtatctctatacatcaaatTCTAAAGAGTATAAGTAAAAATAACATAATAGGGATAgcgggggactctgaggtctgcgaacaatggcagatataccttgaaatctccgcgTACAATCTATCTCACTGATACCTGGTCTGgtaagtgttgatacccaattttgacCTCACATTCCTCAAATAGTATATAGACTTTCAAAATGTCATTTTTCAtccattatttaatttacaagatttatgcaagaattttctataatttttaaagcattaaaattaattttcttgcatttaaattgttcaaatatttattagttaccctttcaaattattttgtgatgacttaatcatctaaGCTTATTATTTATATCCACATATAGGattcataatatttttatctcatttTATACAGTTATATTTGTATTATTAGGCTATTtatataattttgcaataatagcccatgttCATGCATAAGTGCTCTTctattacattatttatgccaaggtagcattttatattttcataacgctaaattattatttttaatcatttttagtgcataaataatatatttatttctttatttattaattactttataaaattattttttgataaattgtgtgtatttaaataacagcccaATGTTTAACCAATTTTCGGACCAGAATCAGCCCAATACCTTAGCGCAGTAATCCCagcccaaaccaaacaaccccttaacCCAAAACCTGATCGGTACCCTTCATAATTGACCCGCCccattcattttatttttaatcctggttgttgatctctcaagatcaacgacccttGTTCATTCTCTTCTTTTAATTAACCCCAACCCAGAAACCCTAACCCCATTTCCCCTGAGACACCGCCTCTATTATCTCTGCCACTACTCTCATCTCTCAAACCTAAACCCTAGCCGTAATCTCAGTCCCAATCCGACATTACATGGAAACCATCCatgattcctttcctttcttgcatACGCGGAGTTACTTACCATCTTTTGAACGCTACAAGTACtggttacttgattatttatggaaGCTGAGTCGTTGTGTTCGTTTGATTCTGATTCTGTATCATCTTCATGTTTCTGACCTGATACATTAACTATCAGACGCCTTGGCTTCGATTCAGCGAGATTTTGGCCATTTTTGTTCCTCGTCTAAATTAGGGTTTACTAgattttctctcttaaattgatttcaaattgatttgcatgtttcttttccttgtttattGTTTACTTTACTTTGTTTCCTTATATGTTGCTCGATTTttgactactatataaacccctcatTTTCCCTTATGGGACAGACTTTGAAATCGATTCTTactaaaatttggggttttgcTACTCTCTTGCTCGGTATTCTATACTGACCAGCTGAAATCCAAGGTCATTAGCATCTTGTTACCTGTtcttggtgtgagcattgccctgaGTTCAtcgaagctcttgggaactttgacacattgaggtttctgggttcttgtggatcttttgttctttattgttgtcTGTTAATTGGTAAGCTACTTGACTCTTACAATTTCATCCCTATGTTcttttgatttgtatgtgttctcgCCTCTGAAATTCCCGGCTTAATATGTTTTTCTGGGTTACTTTTGGGCACGATTTTGTTAATTCTACTTTGTTATGAGTCTTTTAGCATCTAACTTTTCCCTAATGCTGCTAGTTCTGAGTATGCCTAAGTCTGACTTGGGTAATCTAATCATCTTAAGTGTATGGGTGTCTGGATGTTCCCTAATACATGTTTACTTGCTTTTTCCTTAATCTCTATAGTGGATGTTTCATACTCGTGCTAGAACTTATTGTGTTAATTGTGACATGTTCACCTGCTCTTTTGTCACTCAGCATGATCCCCCTACCCCATTAGTGATTGACTAAGATCTTGACAGTTATCTCAACTTGATCTCTCTACCATGTTTGAACCATTTTGCATCATGACATAACTTAGATCTTCTCTAGTAGATTAGTCCATTATATCAATCCCAGAATACCCACATGTGTTTGCTATCACACACTGTCCTGAATCTCTGCTATGTCAGTCTTACATGTACAATGTGTTGCAAATTGTATTAAAAACCATTTTTATTGACTATGATCTTGCTTCCATGCTAATATATTTTCCAGTCTGTCTCTTGTTCATTTGATACCTTGTCTCTTCTAGTGTTTGTCACAATGTCTAAATACTGATTAGTATGACCTAGGATGCATGCTTAACTTAATTTGGATCTTTGGGTCTCAACTAGTTTAACTTCATGCATCTGTACATGATAATCTATGTATGTCTGTAGACATGTTCTTCTCCTAATTCTCTCAATATGAGGTTGTCTATGTAATACTTTGCTATGTGTGAAATCCTGTTGAACCTACTGGCTTGCTTGATTAGTTGCTTTGTATGCTCAACTTGGTGCAGTACTTAATTTTTATCCCTCTATCACTCTCCACTCTCCTTATTTGCTACTCATGCTATTCTGAattctcattcttagccggctgaaagccaaggctatctaggatctattgttggcctccctagtgtgagcactgctcggggtctaattgagacccttgtgaactcttatacactagggcttggtccttAGTAACTCTCTCAATCTCAAATTGTTCATATTCACTCTATTTCCCCCTGTTATGTGATGTGTACTTGAATTGGCTGATTTAAATGGTGCAACACTTGGTGTTGTGGCTAAGCGAACTGGTTCCGGACACCTCTGTAGATCCCTAAGTCATGTATTAAGTGTGGCTCTTTGTTGAAGGCATGGGTATGTTGTGTAAGAGCTATTGAAGGCCCAGGAAATGCTGGGTATTTATT
This DNA window, taken from Nicotiana tabacum cultivar K326 chromosome 15, ASM71507v2, whole genome shotgun sequence, encodes the following:
- the LOC107809301 gene encoding glycosyltransferase BC10-like, giving the protein MKHETHQNHFISAKLFNSQRYIHSLIVYFLFFGSGLVIGISVSFYLKDVPITLKKKLFSFQPSPLIITPKLNPPPSQSLNLPLNQQPHQRVQVNNDRRVENNNKRKRVGRIGLKDYIKPPEAMHDMNDEELIWRASMVPKVRNFPFKRTPKIAFMFLARGSLPLAPLWERFFKGNEGRYSIYIHSQPSFKGIAPEEGPIFHGRRVPSKRVDWGEFSMVEAERRLLANALLDMSNERFVLLSEACIPLYNFTTIYTYIMNSTKTFVESYDEWGPVGRGRYNSQMTPWVTIEQWRKGSQWFELDREIAVDVITDPKCFNLFKEFCRPACYSDEHYLPTFVTMRYWWKNGNRTLTWVDWTKGGPHPTKFARTEVTKELLNQMRSGIQCEYNGEPTSMCYLFARKFLPSTLERLLKFAPKVMMFG